The Methanocorpusculum vombati genomic interval GAACGCATCGCAAAGATGCTTGCAAACCTTCTCGTGCGTACCGGGAAGTGGGAAGAAGCGCTCGCTGTTGCGGAAGAAGTCCTGCTGATCACTCCCGAAGATGACGAGGTGTGGAGCATCAAAGGAGCGGCCTGTGCGTATCTGGGAAGAAAGGATGAAGCGGTCGCCGCATTCGGGAAAGCAATGAAGATCAATCCGAAGGAGAAATCCTACAAACACAACCGCGACGCGATCAAAAATTCATAAAATATTTTTTACAAAGTTTTCAAAAAAAAAGGTTTCAGGCATTTGTCCGGTATGCCTGAACAACTTTCATCTCGATAGTATCGTATCCGTACTGAAGAACCATTTCATCAGCAGTCTTGTTGGTAACAAGTGCAGGGCGGATTGCCATCGTTGTGGTATTGCTGGTTGCGTTTACCACCGGGAAGTTCATGAGTCCCATCGTACCGACGGTCCAGTTGGTGTAATCAATACCCATCTCGATGGCCTGATCTTTGGTGTAGGTCGTCTGGAAGAAGGAACCTGTGGACTTTACGGTTCTTGGCTCACCGATTCCGAGACCGACAACGCCGGTAGCAATCTGGTTGTACTCCTGATTCAGCATCCGGAACGGGTGCTCGTACGAGGAGTTAATCAGGATCGGCGTTCCGTTTACGACGTCCACCTGCTGACCTGCAATAAGACCAAGATACTCGGTTACAGCCGGAAGTCTGTCAGCGGGAGAGGCGTTGTAGACATCAATCGAAGAGGTGACCATCGGAATATCGCCGATATACATCGTATAATCCACTGCCACGATGTTTCCTGCTTCAATCGTTCCGGTGGTGGTTCCGCCGTTCGGGTTGAAAATATTGCTAAAATTACTGAACGAGAGGATACACATTACGACAAGAAGGACACAAAATGCGACTACGCCCACCTGTGTCCAATTAATATCCTTTTTCTGACGGGGTTTATCGCCCGCGTTACTCTTCGTCTGTACTGCCATTTCTCTATAGTATGGGAAGGGATGCCTCATAAAGTAGTTGCTGTCCCCGGTTTGCCAACACACAAATGTTTATATTAAATTATGACTTACTATTAGTAAGTCACAATGAACCGCTCCGTGCGAGTGACCAATAGCATACGAGGTAAAATATCATGTCAATCAGACCATATCAGTTCAGTTTTACATCCCTTGGCAACGAGCTTGACTCGCTGTTTGCCGAGATGGAGAGCCGTGCATGCGCTCTCATGAATCAGTCCGGCGCATCGACTCTTCCGGCCGCGGTAAAAAGCGGCAACTACTCGGTGTTCGGCAGTGATTTCCACGTGGATCTCTGCGAGAATGAAAATGAGATCATTGTAGTTACCGATCTGCCGGGTGTGGAGAAAGAGAATATTTCCATCAAGCTCCTGAATCCCGAGACTCTGATGATCAGAACCGAGCAGCAGTCGGAGACGGAGGAGGAAACGGAAGGCACCTACCATCTGCGCGAGCGGAAACTCGGCAGTATGCAGAGAAATATCCACCTGCCGGCCGCTGTCCGGGCGGAGGGCGCCAAGGCCAGTTTCAAGAACGGTGTTATGGAGATTACCCTGCAAAAGGAGCAGGCGGAGGAAGGAACAAGTATCACTATCGAGTAATCGTCACTTCAACCAGCCGTTCTGCAGGGAACACCACTCCCGATCCCCCCACCATACCCCCAATACTCCCCACTTTTTTTGTTCGATGCATTGATGCTGTTTCACTACGAATTACTATCTCAAGCAATGGAGAAGAAGCAGGTCCGTGACTACATGACGCACGACGTCATCAGCGTTGATGCGGGCGAGACCATTGGTGATGTGATCCATCTGATCCGTACTACCCATCATGACGGGTTTCCGGTGGTGCGGCAGGATAAAGTGGTCGGCTACATCTCTGCGCGCGATATTATCGGGGAACATCCGCTGACAACCGTGGATCAGCGGATGTCGCGCCATCCGATCAAGGCAACGTCGAATCTGACGATCACCGAGGTTGCCCGCAGAATTTTCCGTTCCGGAATTCAGAAGCTGCCGGTTGTTGATGAGGAGAATACTCTTATCGGCATCGTTTCGAATGTGGATGTGATCCGTTCACAGATTGAGCGGGTGACGCCGGAAAAGGTTTTCAATTTTATGAGTACGCTGCATACGCTCTACGGGGTGGATCCCACGCTTTCGCGGGAGACGATTCCGATTGGCGATATTCAGCCGACCCAGTCCCTGGTGTTTCAGGAGGAACTGGAGGGCAGGATGTATGAGCTGAAGATGCATCTTGCCGAACCGGTGATTGCGGTGCGGTGCTGCGGCCGCCTGATTCTTGTGGATGGTCATCACCGGGCGGTTGCAGCACAACGGCTGGGTATTCCGGTGCTTGATGCGTATGTGGTTTCTATTGATGCGGATATTGAGCTGGGGCTTGAGAAAACGGCACATTCGATGCATATCTATACACTTGCGGATGTGCGGGTTGATGACAGTCCGGAGCATTCACTGGTCGGGCCGACGCATCCCGGATTAATTCCGACGGAGAAGAAGCTGGTTTCCGATTATATGACGATCCATGTGTTCAGTGTTCCGGTTACGGGAACGGTGAAGGATGTTATCCGGCTGATT includes:
- a CDS encoding Hsp20/alpha crystallin family protein, which gives rise to MSIRPYQFSFTSLGNELDSLFAEMESRACALMNQSGASTLPAAVKSGNYSVFGSDFHVDLCENENEIIVVTDLPGVEKENISIKLLNPETLMIRTEQQSETEEETEGTYHLRERKLGSMQRNIHLPAAVRAEGAKASFKNGVMEITLQKEQAEEGTSITIE
- a CDS encoding CBS domain-containing protein, whose amino-acid sequence is MEKKQVRDYMTHDVISVDAGETIGDVIHLIRTTHHDGFPVVRQDKVVGYISARDIIGEHPLTTVDQRMSRHPIKATSNLTITEVARRIFRSGIQKLPVVDEENTLIGIVSNVDVIRSQIERVTPEKVFNFMSTLHTLYGVDPTLSRETIPIGDIQPTQSLVFQEELEGRMYELKMHLAEPVIAVRCCGRLILVDGHHRAVAAQRLGIPVLDAYVVSIDADIELGLEKTAHSMHIYTLADVRVDDSPEHSLVGPTHPGLIPTEKKLVSDYMTIHVFSVPVTGTVKDVIRLIRATSHDGFPVVDEEGCVVGFIAARDIVGAAAYDPVAGLMERVLLKTYPDSGMTDVARKMFRFCIQKLPVINHQDKLIGIITNADVIRSQIEKVTPEKVFDYIQTLKTLYGVQPQLSRGMVPVDRLMPTQSKVYMDELDGRSYEITKGLAEPLIVVRRQGKLVLIDGHHRAVAANRMHLKELEAYIIDIDSDIELGIEKTARNMRLRSLDDVQVLDESRCAFLA